Proteins encoded together in one Williamwhitmania taraxaci window:
- a CDS encoding DUF5606 family protein produces MSTELNLKKIISISGQPGLFQFVSQSRNGIIVESLLDQKRMNASASAKVSSLGDIAVYTETGEAPLRDVLKNIRTKENGGQALSGKATNDQLKAYLLEVLPDYDSDKVYASDIKKMVSWYNLLQSKDMLALLDIEEEANEATAEADKAE; encoded by the coding sequence ATGAGCACGGAATTAAATTTAAAGAAGATTATCTCCATTTCGGGACAACCAGGTTTGTTTCAATTCGTATCTCAAAGTCGGAATGGTATTATTGTTGAATCGCTGTTGGATCAAAAGCGCATGAACGCTTCAGCAAGTGCCAAAGTTTCGTCGTTGGGCGATATAGCCGTTTACACCGAAACTGGTGAGGCTCCACTGAGAGATGTTTTGAAGAATATCCGTACCAAAGAGAATGGTGGACAAGCCCTTTCGGGTAAGGCAACCAACGACCAGTTGAAAGCATACTTGCTCGAGGTTCTTCCCGACTATGATAGCGATAAGGTTTATGCTTCCGATATTAAGAAGATGGTTTCTTGGTATAACTTGCTTCAATCGAAGGATATGCTCGCTCTTCTCGACATTGAAGAGGAAGCAAACGAAGCAACTGCTGAAGCTGATAAGGCTGAGTAA
- a CDS encoding M3 family oligoendopeptidase, whose translation MNRNSDKLLPADLTPETVASLYHELESMPLTNTNEVTEMLARWTNVEDALGEAHAKLYIQFSQNTGNEEFRKLLDSFIEEVEPVAEEACDRLNKLLMHNPVAKQYLETTENAFFQQVKRRIEIFRQENVAVSASTEILSQDHAELTGGLTILYQDNTLTMEQAYALLEGNNRDNREEIYRLMLEKRIGIRTELHGLMDKLLKMRYQIAINAGFKNYRDFRHFELERFDYSVADVVSLHGTIQQHFVPLADKVMIRRKQLLGYSELMPWDLATDPEMRAPLQPFHTAQELIEGGRETLYAIDLRLGQLLDEMEVNGHLDLESRDKKASGAFSFNLPQSNASFLFMNAAGTHDDVVTLMHEMGHALHDKLCGHHPFYFHKNFPMEVAELASMSLELISSSFWTPFYPEKTDLNRARVNLLEGVVLGLPWIAAVDEFQHWLYTHPEHSQSERDTAWTKIYKKYACHEVCYAGVEEAFVFGWQHQSHIYEEPFYYIEYAIAQLGALELWMHYQEQGDEALQQFFSALALGGQSSVTEIYRQAGLNFTFSESRIVKLAQFLGEQLDVAYAVKG comes from the coding sequence ATGAATCGAAATAGCGATAAACTTCTTCCAGCGGACCTAACGCCCGAAACCGTGGCGTCGCTTTATCATGAGTTGGAAAGCATGCCTTTAACCAATACGAATGAGGTTACCGAAATGCTTGCGAGATGGACAAACGTTGAGGATGCCCTAGGGGAGGCTCATGCCAAACTCTACATACAGTTTAGCCAAAATACGGGCAATGAAGAGTTTCGAAAGCTACTCGATTCATTTATTGAAGAGGTGGAGCCAGTGGCCGAGGAGGCCTGCGATAGGTTGAACAAGCTACTTATGCATAATCCCGTGGCCAAACAGTATTTGGAAACCACGGAGAATGCTTTTTTTCAACAGGTTAAACGACGTATTGAAATCTTTCGCCAGGAGAATGTGGCTGTTTCGGCATCGACCGAAATTTTATCACAAGATCATGCTGAACTTACCGGTGGGCTAACCATACTCTACCAAGATAATACGCTTACGATGGAGCAGGCTTATGCCTTGCTTGAGGGCAACAACCGAGATAATCGCGAAGAAATATATCGGCTTATGTTGGAGAAGCGTATCGGAATAAGAACCGAGCTGCATGGCCTAATGGATAAGTTGCTAAAGATGCGCTACCAGATTGCCATAAATGCAGGGTTCAAGAATTACCGTGATTTTCGCCACTTTGAGCTGGAACGTTTCGATTATTCAGTAGCCGATGTGGTTTCGCTTCATGGAACTATTCAGCAGCACTTTGTTCCCTTAGCCGACAAGGTTATGATTCGTCGCAAGCAACTGTTGGGCTATTCCGAACTCATGCCTTGGGATTTGGCCACTGATCCGGAGATGAGAGCCCCACTTCAACCGTTTCATACGGCTCAAGAGTTAATTGAGGGAGGAAGGGAGACCCTTTACGCTATCGACCTTCGGTTGGGACAACTGCTCGATGAAATGGAGGTCAACGGCCACCTCGATCTCGAATCCCGTGACAAGAAAGCTTCCGGGGCCTTTTCTTTTAATTTGCCACAGAGCAACGCATCGTTCCTTTTTATGAATGCTGCCGGAACTCACGACGACGTGGTTACCCTTATGCATGAGATGGGACATGCGCTCCACGATAAGCTCTGTGGTCACCACCCATTCTATTTTCATAAGAATTTTCCAATGGAGGTAGCCGAATTGGCCTCTATGTCGCTTGAGTTAATTTCATCTTCATTTTGGACTCCCTTCTATCCCGAAAAGACCGATCTTAATCGAGCGAGAGTAAACCTGCTCGAGGGCGTTGTGCTTGGACTACCATGGATTGCAGCGGTAGATGAGTTTCAACATTGGTTGTACACGCATCCCGAGCATAGCCAATCGGAGCGCGATACGGCTTGGACCAAAATATATAAAAAGTATGCCTGCCATGAGGTTTGCTATGCGGGGGTTGAGGAGGCGTTTGTATTTGGATGGCAGCATCAATCGCACATTTATGAGGAACCATTCTACTATATTGAGTACGCAATAGCTCAACTTGGCGCTCTGGAACTTTGGATGCACTATCAGGAGCAGGGAGACGAAGCGCTACAGCAATTCTTCAGCGCATTGGCTTTGGGTGGGCAATCCTCCGTCACTGAAATCTATAGGCAAGCCGGATTGAATTTCACTTTCTCGGAAAGTAGGATAGTTAAGTTGGCTCAGTTTTTGGGCGAGCAGCTGGATGTTGCCTATGCCGTGAAAGGTTAG